AGCAAAATTAGAGCCTAGACCCATGAGTATGCGAGCAATAATTAATACGGTTAGACTAGGCGCCCAGGCGAATAAGACACATCCTAAAATCAGCAAACTGATGGCGATAAGCCAAGTGCGGTGTAATCCATAGCGGTCAATGAGTATGCCTGCGGGAATCATAAATAGAACATAGGAAATGTAATATGCTGAGGATAACCCGCTTAATTGAGCAGCACTTAAGCTTAAATGAACTGATAAGCTTGGTAGTATCACACTATCGGAGACCCTTACCGCATATTCGTAGATGACAAATATCCAGGCGATTAATAAAATGGGCAATGATTTTCTATCCATGAGTATGTCTTTATTTAGCGTTTCGATTTTTGCTAGTTTATCCTGTCTTCTCCGTCAGTCAATGCCCTATAAGGCTTGTGTCTTGTGTGATGTGATATTTATCCAGTCAGTGTGTGAGATATTTCTTACAGGCGTGTAGGAATATCTTGAATTTGGTGTTTTGGGTTTATTAATTTTTATTATTAACTTATTGATATATCTTTATTTTTATTGATATGGGTTATTTTTTACACGATAGTTGGTGCTTTTTGATTTATTGCAGATAAAGCCTCGTGTGTTAGATTGTAATCAATCGCTAAGGAGTGGCGGTTTGATCACAGGAGTGATTATGATGCGGGTGCAAGGATGGCACGGATGACCAGAATGGGTGATTAAAGCATCGTCGCAAGAAGCAGGTCTTGACTATGGAAGTTGTAGGGACACTACATTAAGACTAAGCCCACACTAAGCAAGCTCGGGCGGTATCCCAACCGCCCACACCTTATCCTCTAAGCTAATCAGTCTGAATTTTATGATGCTTTATTGACTGTTGTATAATAATTAAGCCAATAAGAGAAAATATACCTGTGGCAATGAGTACCCACGCTGGAGTGCTAAGATTGTGAGTGCGGTGAATCAATAGCGAGGCTGCAAGCGGAGAGAGTCCGCCAAAGATGGCAAAGCCGACGTTATAGCAGAAAGCAACGCCTGAGTAACGTACATTAACAGGGAAAATTTCAGCGAGTAAGCAAGGGAAGCAGCCTGTAATTAAACCTGAAATAATGCCCCAAAGAATAAACCAAATGAGCAGGTAGTCATAATGACTAACAATCATCTTAAAAAAGCTTAGGCTAAACACAATAAACAGCATAGAACCTAACAAAATAAGTTTTTTTCTACCTAGATAGTCTGATAAAGCACCAATGATAAAAATAGCTAGGGAAAAGCTGATGAGTCCTGCGAGGGTGAGTGTTGTGACTTGGTCTGTAGGATAGTGATTAATTGTTTGCAAGTAACTGACGATATAAAGATAAAGAATGCTGACGATGCTGGCACCTAGACTTGTTAATAATATCCCGGCAATAACAGCAGGTAAATGCCTACGTAATAAGTGATAAAGTGGTACTTTATGTGTTATTTCACGTTCTTTTATAAACGCTGGAGTTTCTTCAAGTCGAGTTCTTAAAAAATAGCTGATGATTGCAAGGATTCCACCGAGTATAAAGGCAATACGCCAACCATAAGCGCTGGTTTCAGCTCTGCTAAGATGAGAAGTAATAAGGGCGTGAACAACATCAGCCAGAATAATTCCTGTATTAATAAATAAAAAAATCATACTGCAAGCCAGCCCTGGGCGGTTTTTAATGTGCTCTGTGACAAATGTGATTGCCCCTGGTATTTCTCCACCAATGGCAAGACCTTGAATAATACGCAAGGATACGAAAATAAGTGTGGCGGTGATGCCTAGACTTTGGTAAGAAGGAATGAGGCCCATGAGTAATGTACTGATGGCCATTAAAGAGATGGAAACAGTAAAGCGTTTTTTTACGTCCTATTTTATCGCCAAAATGGCTAAAAATAATACCACCAAGTGGGCGGATAAGGTAGCCGACGGCAAATAAAGAGAAAGCGGCGATTAATTCTAATGTGGGGTTTTGGTGTGGGAAAAAATTTTCGCCGATATAGGCTGCAAAAACAGCGAAAACTACGAAGTCATAAAATTCGAGCGCGCCCCCGAGACTAGAAAGTAGAATCACTTTCCAGTTTTCTTTTGTAAGTTTGTTCATCATTAATCCACGTTAGAAGTTAAAGATTGTAGTAATCTATAATGGATTGAGGTGCTAAGCAAACTTAAATCTTAAAGGGTTAAATAATGATGAATATTTTAATAAATTTTAACGATTCAATTGCCAGTTATTAACTTGACTTCAGCATTTTCTATGGCATTCGCTTGACCATATAATACAATGATATCGTTTTCTTTTAGCTTAGTGTCCGAAGGTGGGTCTTCTGAACGGATACCATTTCGTCTTAATGCGGTGACGATGACCTCATACTGACTCAAGTTGAGTTCTGCAAGTGTTTTACCAATCGCATAGCTGCGAGGAGGTAAGAAGAAAGACTGGAGGCTTTCGCGCTCACTATCAGGCTCGTCATGCTGTTCAGAAGAATCTCCGGCTTGAAAAAAGCCTTTGAGCATGCTGTAGCGACTTTGATGAGTATCGAAGCTCCAGCGCATCACACGATAACGAGGAACGCCGAGTAATAGTAGTAGGTGGGAACCTAACAGTAAACTACTTTCAGAAGTACGCGAAATGACTTCTGTTGCACCCAGGGCGATGAAGTTTTTGTAATCATCATCGTTATGAGTACGAACTAGAATATCGATTTTATTGGAAGATTTATGGGCGTAGTTGGTAATGGCTGTTGCAGCATCGTTATCGGCAAAGGTAATGACTAATGCTTTGGCTGAGCGTAATTTTGATGCGTCTAGTATCCCCCCATGCGAGGAATTGCCATAAATAATATTCTCACCGGCTAATGCTGCTTGATTGACTCGAACGGGGTCTGAGTCAATGGCAACGTACTGAAAGCCTTCAGACGCTAAAATGCGAGCAATTTGCTGTCCTGTACGTCCAAAGCCACAAATAACAACATGGCTACTTAACTCTTCATTATTATTTGTAAGTGGCTGTGTGGGTAGGTTGGGTTCTGGAAAATAATTTTTGAGTTTGTCGTAACTGTAAATGATTAATAGCGAGACAATCATGCTAAAAATAAAGCTCATTAACAGTATTTGGTCGTCAATAGGGTTCAATATGTTAATTTGGCTGGCTAGCGCAATTAAAACAAAGCTGAATTCCCCACCTTGGGCGAGTAATATGCCAATACGCAAGGAATCTCGACCATTATGCATACGTAGGCCAAGACAAATCAGAGTGGTTAATATCAATTTGACGGCAATCAGCCCAAGTGCAACAAGGATAATTTGCTTCCAGACAACGGGCAATAGGTCAATATCGACCATCATGCCAACACTGATAAAGAAAAAACCGAGTAAGGAATCTTTAAATGGTCGGATGTCGGCTTCAACTTGATGGTGGTACGGAGTGCCTGAAAGCAAGACACCGGCTAAAAATGCGCCGAGTTCTTTAGATAAGCCCATCATTTCAGTGAAATTAGCCGCAGCAAGGGCTGTAAATAAAGCGGTGAGCATGAAAAGCTCACTAGAACGTGTTTTTGAAATCGCTGCAAATAAAGGGGAGAGTATCCAGTGACCGATTAAATAAAGTACAATGAGAGTTGCTGCGCCTTTGACCATTTCTAAGCTGATATTAAACCAAACACTTTCATTGCCTGTGGTTTCAGCAAGTGCTGTGATGATGATCAATAACGGAGCGACCATCATATCTTGAAAGATAATTGCACCGAATGCTGAGCGGCCTAATGGGGTGTTCAGCTCTTTTGAATCTGAGAGAGTTTTGCTGATCAATGCGGTTGAAGAGAGCGCCACAGCGGCACCAACGACAAAGGCGGCGGTGGTTGATAGTGGGGTGAGTGCGGCAATGCCCCAGGCGACGAGGGTTGTAATCACAACTTGCAGGCCACCGAGTAGAAAAACCGCACTTTTCATTGCAAGTAAGCGCCGGATCGGTAACTGTAGGCCAATGGAGAAAAGCAGAAAAACAACGCCAAATTTTGCAATGACCTGCATGTCTTTTAGTTGAAGTAGGCTGGTATGGTCTAAAATAAAACCAGCAAACAAGCCAACGCTTAAATAGCCTAAAACAGAGGGCAAATTTAGGCGATGAAACAGATAGATGACACCGATCGATGCACCAAGTAGCGCAAGTAGTTGTGTGAAAACAACAGATGTCATTCATGCCCCCAACGTCCCCTCTAACTTTAAGTATAGAAATCAAATAGAGTGCTTTGTGAAAATGAATCCAGTATGCTGGAGTTTATAGAGGATTAGGTGTGTTGGAGTGAGTGGGTAAATGATAGTCACCGAATGGTTAATATTGGCTGTGATACAGGGAGTTACTGAGTTTCTACCAATTTCTAGCTCTGCGCATTTGATTATTCCAAGTGAGGTTTTAGGCTGGCAAGATCAAGGAGTTGTCTTTGATGTAGCTGTTCATTTTGGTACTTTATTAGCAATCATTTTTTACTTTTCTAACGATTTAAAGCAATTGTCACAAGGCTGTATTATTGCTATGCGCGATAAGTCTATTAATTCAGAGGCGCGTCTTGTTTTGGCGATTATCATGGCGACGATTCCTGTGGCCTTGGTGGGAGTGCTCGCACACTCTTTGATTGAAGCTTACTTGCGTTCAGCTTGGGTGATTGCAGCGACAACGATTGGCTTTGGGGTGCTGTTGTGGTGCTCTGATGCATATGCTCAGTCTTATGTGAAGCAGGGCAAAGAATCCCCTAAGTTGGGTTGGCGTGTGGCCTGCTGGGTAGGGCTGGCGCAAGTTTTTGCTTTGATTCCAGGCACTTCACGTTCAGGAGTGACAATGACGGCAGGTCTCTTTTTGGGTTTAAGTCGGGACTGTGCAGCACGTTTTTCATTTTTGCTCGCTATTCCTGTGATTATTCTTGCCTCACTATTACAGTGCTATAAGTTAGTGACTTCGGCAGTGAGTATTGACTTGGCAATGTTAGGTATCGCTACTTTTGTCGCTTTCATCAGTGCGTTATTGTGCATTCACCTGTTCTTGAAATGGATACAGAAAATCGGCTTTATGCCGTTCGTGCTTTATCGGTTTTTGTTGGGCTTTATCTTGATTGCCTTACTTTTAACGCATGGTTAGAGGATGACACTTGAAGATGTTTTGTTGTTACCGGCAAACCTGGTATAGTTCTTGGGAATTTAAGGGGGAGGGGTAATGATAAAGCAGCTCGAGCAGAAAATAAAAGAGATCCTTTTAACGTGCAAGGACTCATCCACAGGCAAGCCTTGGGCAGAGCGTTTAGTAAGTGTTGAGAAAGTAGGTGATGAACTGAGAGTTGATCTTTGCTTGGACTACCCTTGCCAGAGTCTCCATCCAATAATGCAAGACCAAATTAAACAAGCATTGAATAGCCAGCTTAATCAGCGTGAATGTGCCTTTAAATCACTCGTTGTGAATCTTGATCAGCGTGTTCAGACTCACCGCATTCAGCAAAACTTAAAGCGTGTAAAAGGCATTAAGAATATTATCGCAATTGCTTCGGGTAAAGGCGGGGTCGGTAAGTCGACAACAGCGTTAAATCTTGCCCTGGCTTTGCAAAAAGAAGGCGCTCGAGTCGGTATACTCGATGCTGATATTTATGGGCCAAGCCAGCCGCATATGCTAGGTGCGAATACGCATCCTGAGTCAAAAGATAAAAAAAGCATTGAACCGGTTGAACGTTTCGGTTTGCAAACCATGTCCATTGGCTACCTATTAGAAGACCAAGCGGTGATTTGGCGTGCGCCGATGGCAACTGGGGCTTTATTACAGTTATTGCAAGATACACGCTGGAAAGACCTGGATTATTTGCTTTTAGATTTACCTCCTGGAACTGGCGATATTCAGTTGACGATGTCACAGAAAATTCCTGTATCCGGTGCGATTATGGTCACAACCCCACAAGATATTGCCTTAATTGATGTACGCCGTGGCGTGCATATGTTTAATAAGGTTAATGTGCCGGTGCTGGGTATCATTGAGAACATGAGTACACATATTTGTAGCCAGTGTGGGCATGAAGAAGCGATTTTTGGTACTGGGGGTGGGCAGCATCTCGCAGATGAGTTCGAAGGTGAATTACTCGGGCAATTACCGCTGGATATTCGAATTCGCCAAGGTGCTGATCATGGCCAACCGATCGTGCTTGAGGGTTCTGCAAGTGAAATTAGTGAGGCTTATCGTGATATTGCTCGACGTTTTGCTGCCAAGCTTTCATTGCAGCCGAAAGATTTTAGTCACCACTTTTCAAATATTGTTGTGGAGTAAGCATTATGAGTATTAAGTCTGATCGTTGGATTCAACGCATGTCCAAAGAGTATGGCATGATCGAGCCATTTGAAGCTGGACAGATACGTGATTATCATGGTGAGCGCATTATTTCTTATGGTACATCAAGCTATGGTTATGATGTACGCTGTGCTAGTGAATTTAAAATTTTCACAAATATTAATTCAGCGGTCGTTGATCCTAAAAACTTTGATAGTAATAGTTTTGTTGATGTGGAGTCTGATGTCTGCATTATTCCACCCAATTCATTTGCATTAGCAAGAACGGTTGAATATTTCCGTATTCCTCGCAATGTACTCACTGTGTGTTTAGGTAAGTCAACTTATGCACGTTGTGGGATTATTGTTAATGTCACGCCATTAGAGCCTGAATGGGAAGGGCATGTCACTTTAGAGTTTTCGAATACGACGCCATTACCTGCAAAGATTTATGCTAATGAAGGTGTCGCACAAATGCTCTTTTTTGAATCTGACGAAACCTGCGAGACTTCTTATAAAGATCGAGCTGGGAAATATCAAGGACAACGAGGGGTAACACTCCCTAAAACATAAATTTATAAGGTTATATATGCTTGATAAGCTGCTTTTTTATAGCAGCTTATTTTTTGATGATAATAAAATCTAAATCTATTTGCAGCATGTAAGCGTTATAGAATGGGTTTTTTAATGTTGTTACATAGTCTGCGATCAATGAGTCTAGCTTAAGCTTTTCTTCTTTGCTCATCGCTGAATATTGATCATGATTCAAAGCGTCTTCTAAAACTGAAAAGCGACAAATTGTGTACATATCATCAAAGTTATCAGTCGTGTAATTACCATAACTTTGTGTGGTTTGATATTTGCAGCCTTTTTCGTCGAGATATAGTTTTAATGGTCCACTGTTTTGGTAATTAGGATTCACAGAGGAGCATAATTCGGCATGTTTGCCACGGTTTGCGCCGATTATAATAATGGCAATTCCGTCGGCTGCAATAGAATGAATTAGTTTTTCAAGAAAGCAGGGCCACTCTTTGATGGGGACATGATAGAGCATATGACAGCAAAGCACGAGGTCAAATTTGCGCTTTAATAGAGTATCTTGAAAGTTTGACTGAATGACATTAACGCCTTTTTTAACCAGCTGATCATAGTAATTTTGCTTAGGTTCAATAGCTAATGTCGATTTGAAAAGAGGAGATAATGCGAGTAATGGCTTTCCTGGTCCAGCACCAATGTCTAAGAAATTATTTTTCGTTATTAATTGATTATAGATAGATTTTTTTGATAAAAGCAATAATTGCTGCTTTATTTTCAGGAAATTTAGCAAATAATTTGAATATTTTTTCATATTCTAAATCTGTGTGGATGGTGCTCATTGAACTTGATTAATGGACCCTAATGTTGATAATAGTCTTAATGTTATCTCTAATTTCACTTTTCTCCTAGGAAATGCCTTTTGAGGCTCGAATAAATACTCACAAATAAAAACATAATCGCTAGAAATAGGGGCTTTATTATGAGCCGACTCCCGAAAGTAGCAGGTGTACTCGGCTGCCTATTTTTATAAAGGATGATTGTCGTATAGTTATAGTTTTAAGTTGCGAGCGCAGATAAAGCTCGCAGTAGTGTTACAATATGATGCAACATTCAGAACCGTTACTAGTGGTTTGACTGTCAGTGTTGATTAGGATTGTTGCTTGATTATTTACAGAGTATTGTGGATACTGGCTGTCAAAGCTTTTCCAGAAAGAGGTTTGCCCTCTCAAAAGGTTTTCCATCTCGCGCGAACATTTCTTTATGTATCGATTTTTATCTGTATTTGGGTTTAAAAATCGTTGGCCAGGGCAACTGCTTTGATGTATATGGTTCGTTGTCGGGCTGCTTTCTAAGGATAAAGAGTTGCTGTGAACAGAAACTAATGTCAATGGTCGCATTGTTAATGAGTTAACATCGGGCAAATTAATCTGGTGGGGTGCGTTTGTTGAGAGATAAGTATTAGCTATATAGTTATTTTTTGCTGGATCATGTCGAGAAGAAAATGATCTACTTTCAATCGTATTGGTCTCACTATTGTGAGAACTCATTTTTTTTCGGGAAGTTATATCCACCATTTAAATAAATATTTGCATCTATCATGAATGCTGGAATTTCAAATAAACCCTGCTTTCCTGCATGATCTAGTACAGCATTTCGAAAGCCTTGATCTGTATAAAAGTTATGACCACCACGAATAAAGGGCATAAGGGTCTCCTTTGGTTTTTATTTATTTATTAAAGGGTTAAATTAACATAATTTATATTTTATAAAATATAAAGAAGGCCAAGAGATTTATGTAAAGAAAATTGGGATAGTGAGTATTATTAAAACTTTGGTGATGATAGAACCAATATTTATTTATGGTGATTAGGCATGTTTAAGTGAGCTAATAACTTTATTGACCCGTTTCATAGATATGGGTGATTTTCACAATGAAATGACATTGCCAAATATAGACAATAATAAAACCTGCTTTGGTTAATATAAAACTAAAAACTATCACTAAGTTTACATAAGATTTACATTGTTGATGCTGAATTTATGGTAATTTTAACAACGTTGTTTGATGTCCAATAGGAAGGGCAATGCTTTTAAAGATAGGAAATTTTATAGAGGATAAATTTATAAATTTTTTAAAGGTAAGAGGTGAAGGGAGCAAAAAAAGTCAGAGCCTGTGTTAATTTAACGATTGAAGAAGTAAAGAAGGCAGACAGCTTAAGCTTGATTCCTGCCGACCCTTGCTTTTCTGAAGGCGACGAAGATATCCATCTTCATATTTAATTGTTAAGTTTGACGCCAAATGGTTATTTATGATGACTGTCTATGTAATACATAGAAAATTTCGAGTTGTGGATGAAAGGGAAAGACACTGCAGTATTAGGTTTTTTTCGTTCTTGAGAACATGGGATCGTGGTTAGATTTTATAGCGATTTTGACATATGTAACTTATACATTGAATAGTAGTGCGCTGTGGGTTGTTGTGGCGAGTATTACGATGGCAGCGCCTCAAGTGTTTTTGATAAAAGTATATCGGTATTGCTTAGAAAAATACTCCCTCTCATCGGTTTTATTGTTAACGACGCTAATGAGAGCCGTTATAACATTTATGCTTGTCTTTGCTGATTCTATGGCCGTTATTTTAATGATTATTTTTTGTCGCTCGATTTTAGTTGGTTTTATTCAGCCTGCTTCTGCCGCTTATGCAAGTGTGGAGCAAGAAAAAGGCAACCGCAGGATTGCAGCTTCATTGAGCCTAATAGGAACTTTTTCTAAAATTTTTGCCCCTTTGCTTGGGGGGAGCTTTTGGTGAGAAATCAGTATTTGTGATTAGTGCGACATTGTGCTTACGTGCTATTTTGCCTATTATTTCTATGAAACAGCAGTTGAATGAAAAAAGCAATAGAGTCAGTAGTCATCTGGGTGGCAAGGGCAACCTTCAAGAGATTAAGTCTAGAGCTTGTAACTTCTATAGTCTTTTATGTGCCTACGGCTATTTATTTTTCACTTATTTTTATGACAAACGAATTATTGCCGTTGATTTTTAAAAGTTCGAGTTTATCGAAAGTCGTCTTTCAATGGCTGTTGCTTCAGCAGCAGTCGGTAATGGCGCAGCTGGATTATATTTATTGAAATCAACTAAAAAAACTAAAATACAAAAGCTGATATTTTTAGGAATGTTGATTTCGGTAATTTTTATAGCAAGTGGTTTAGTTTTAATCAGCACGGGGTGGATT
This genomic stretch from Piscirickettsia litoralis harbors:
- a CDS encoding MFS transporter; translated protein: MDRKSLPILLIAWIFVIYEYAVRVSDSVILPSLSVHLSLSAAQLSGLSSAYYISYVLFMIPAGILIDRYGLHRTWLIAISLLILGCVLFAWAPSLTVLIIARILMGLGSNFAVIGTLALSIGFKRKGLLIGLTMAFCMFGAFLGQGPWLFITNILGHWQLTYWLAAAIGCILLIVWAIIGKKVD
- a CDS encoding MFS transporter, with translation MGLIPSYQSLGITATLIFVSLRIIQGLAIGGEIPGAITFVTEHIKNRPGLACSMIFLFINTGIILADVVHALITSHLSRAETSAYGWRIAFILGGILAIISYFLRTRLEETPAFIKEREITHKVPLYHLLRRHLPAVIAGILLTSLGASIVSILYLYIVSYLQTINHYPTDQVTTLTLAGLISFSLAIFIIGALSDYLGRKKLILLGSMLFIVFSLSFFKMIVSHYDYLLIWFILWGIISGLITGCFPCLLAEIFPVNVRYSGVAFCYNVGFAIFGGLSPLAASLLIHRTHNLSTPAWVLIATGIFSLIGLIIIQQSIKHHKIQTD
- a CDS encoding cation:proton antiporter domain-containing protein codes for the protein MTSVVFTQLLALLGASIGVIYLFHRLNLPSVLGYLSVGLFAGFILDHTSLLQLKDMQVIAKFGVVFLLFSIGLQLPIRRLLAMKSAVFLLGGLQVVITTLVAWGIAALTPLSTTAAFVVGAAVALSSTALISKTLSDSKELNTPLGRSAFGAIIFQDMMVAPLLIIITALAETTGNESVWFNISLEMVKGAATLIVLYLIGHWILSPLFAAISKTRSSELFMLTALFTALAAANFTEMMGLSKELGAFLAGVLLSGTPYHHQVEADIRPFKDSLLGFFFISVGMMVDIDLLPVVWKQIILVALGLIAVKLILTTLICLGLRMHNGRDSLRIGILLAQGGEFSFVLIALASQINILNPIDDQILLMSFIFSMIVSLLIIYSYDKLKNYFPEPNLPTQPLTNNNEELSSHVVICGFGRTGQQIARILASEGFQYVAIDSDPVRVNQAALAGENIIYGNSSHGGILDASKLRSAKALVITFADNDAATAITNYAHKSSNKIDILVRTHNDDDYKNFIALGATEVISRTSESSLLLGSHLLLLLGVPRYRVMRWSFDTHQSRYSMLKGFFQAGDSSEQHDEPDSERESLQSFFLPPRSYAIGKTLAELNLSQYEVIVTALRRNGIRSEDPPSDTKLKENDIIVLYGQANAIENAEVKLITGN
- a CDS encoding undecaprenyl-diphosphate phosphatase, yielding MIVTEWLILAVIQGVTEFLPISSSAHLIIPSEVLGWQDQGVVFDVAVHFGTLLAIIFYFSNDLKQLSQGCIIAMRDKSINSEARLVLAIIMATIPVALVGVLAHSLIEAYLRSAWVIAATTIGFGVLLWCSDAYAQSYVKQGKESPKLGWRVACWVGLAQVFALIPGTSRSGVTMTAGLFLGLSRDCAARFSFLLAIPVIILASLLQCYKLVTSAVSIDLAMLGIATFVAFISALLCIHLFLKWIQKIGFMPFVLYRFLLGFILIALLLTHG
- the apbC gene encoding iron-sulfur cluster carrier protein ApbC gives rise to the protein MIKQLEQKIKEILLTCKDSSTGKPWAERLVSVEKVGDELRVDLCLDYPCQSLHPIMQDQIKQALNSQLNQRECAFKSLVVNLDQRVQTHRIQQNLKRVKGIKNIIAIASGKGGVGKSTTALNLALALQKEGARVGILDADIYGPSQPHMLGANTHPESKDKKSIEPVERFGLQTMSIGYLLEDQAVIWRAPMATGALLQLLQDTRWKDLDYLLLDLPPGTGDIQLTMSQKIPVSGAIMVTTPQDIALIDVRRGVHMFNKVNVPVLGIIENMSTHICSQCGHEEAIFGTGGGQHLADEFEGELLGQLPLDIRIRQGADHGQPIVLEGSASEISEAYRDIARRFAAKLSLQPKDFSHHFSNIVVE
- the dcd gene encoding dCTP deaminase, which gives rise to MSIKSDRWIQRMSKEYGMIEPFEAGQIRDYHGERIISYGTSSYGYDVRCASEFKIFTNINSAVVDPKNFDSNSFVDVESDVCIIPPNSFALARTVEYFRIPRNVLTVCLGKSTYARCGIIVNVTPLEPEWEGHVTLEFSNTTPLPAKIYANEGVAQMLFFESDETCETSYKDRAGKYQGQRGVTLPKT
- a CDS encoding class I SAM-dependent methyltransferase — translated: MLLSKKSIYNQLITKNNFLDIGAGPGKPLLALSPLFKSTLAIEPKQNYYDQLVKKGVNVIQSNFQDTLLKRKFDLVLCCHMLYHVPIKEWPCFLEKLIHSIAADGIAIIIIGANRGKHAELCSSVNPNYQNSGPLKLYLDEKGCKYQTTQSYGNYTTDNFDDMYTICRFSVLEDALNHDQYSAMSKEEKLKLDSLIADYVTTLKNPFYNAYMLQIDLDFIIIKK